The following are from one region of the Yoonia sp. R2331 genome:
- a CDS encoding DMT family transporter: MTPHPTPANWLSIFALGLIWGGTFMVVTLALRGYGPLTVACARTTLGALVLLALMRSLDRPWPSWTPRLTLYLLVIGTLNTALPFALLSWGQQHVASAFAGISMAALPLFVLPLAHVFSDEPLSARKTAGVLLGFVGAVTLIGPGVLDMGQSTASLGQLACITASLSYAVSSILTRRCPPIDSIALATIGLCVGIAYLIPAMLLVEGVPTLADPRSTLAILFLGLVPTALAALLRVAVIRSAGSVFMTLVNYQVPLWSVLFGVLILNEVLPLRFFAALALILTGLAISQWPSLKRLFAPFF; this comes from the coding sequence ATGACACCGCATCCCACCCCTGCAAACTGGCTCTCGATCTTCGCCCTCGGCCTGATCTGGGGTGGCACCTTCATGGTGGTGACACTGGCCCTGCGTGGCTATGGCCCACTGACCGTGGCCTGCGCGCGCACCACGCTCGGTGCTCTGGTCCTGCTGGCGCTGATGCGCTCTCTCGACCGCCCTTGGCCGTCCTGGACCCCGCGCCTGACGCTCTATCTGCTGGTGATCGGCACGCTCAACACCGCCCTGCCTTTCGCGCTGCTCAGTTGGGGTCAGCAACACGTGGCCTCTGCCTTTGCTGGCATCTCCATGGCCGCCCTTCCGCTTTTTGTGCTGCCGCTGGCGCATGTCTTCTCGGATGAACCGCTCTCAGCCCGCAAAACCGCCGGTGTTCTTCTGGGCTTTGTCGGGGCCGTCACCCTCATCGGCCCCGGCGTGCTGGACATGGGGCAAAGCACGGCTTCCTTGGGGCAACTGGCCTGTATCACCGCCTCGCTATCTTACGCGGTCTCTTCGATCCTGACCCGCCGCTGCCCGCCGATTGACAGCATTGCGCTGGCCACCATCGGGCTTTGTGTCGGCATCGCCTACCTGATCCCCGCGATGCTGCTGGTCGAAGGCGTGCCCACCCTTGCCGACCCGCGCAGCACGCTCGCGATCCTGTTCCTCGGGCTGGTCCCTACCGCACTGGCGGCACTTTTGCGGGTCGCCGTGATCCGCAGCGCGGGATCGGTCTTCATGACATTGGTCAACTACCAGGTCCCGCTCTGGTCGGTCCTCTTTGGCGTGCTGATCCTGAACGAAGTCCTTCCCCTGCGGTTCTTCGCCGCCCTCGCCCTGATCCTCACCGGGCTGGCGATCAGCCAATGGCCCAGCCTCAAACGGCTCTTTGCCCCTTTCTTTTGA
- a CDS encoding GNAT family N-acetyltransferase produces the protein MSNLEIRPAPASLLPQIQTALRATWEAHRARQPFAFSTGDLESLVIPGLAQSFQDHDGQPLEESPSIFAAYLDNRYAGYIALSPLTLPDGSTPAFINIDDIHVQPDLRGQGIARALVDHAKALADTNDWDNLTATVWFGNDSSARLFASAGFAPTSTTLRYGPARQVRDQPAPPATPSTRRQGHGDVILAVVATLALVSLAVSCAGR, from the coding sequence ATGTCCAATCTTGAAATCCGCCCCGCGCCCGCGTCACTTCTCCCACAAATCCAGACCGCCCTGCGCGCCACGTGGGAAGCGCACCGCGCCCGCCAACCCTTTGCTTTCAGCACCGGTGATCTGGAATCCCTCGTGATCCCTGGCCTTGCCCAGTCGTTTCAGGACCATGACGGCCAACCGCTTGAAGAAAGCCCAAGCATCTTTGCGGCCTACCTCGACAACCGGTACGCCGGCTACATCGCGCTCAGCCCGCTGACCCTGCCCGATGGCAGCACGCCCGCCTTTATCAATATCGACGACATTCACGTGCAACCTGACCTGCGTGGCCAAGGCATCGCCCGTGCGCTTGTCGATCACGCCAAAGCCTTGGCTGATACGAACGACTGGGACAACCTCACCGCGACCGTCTGGTTCGGAAATGACAGCTCGGCCCGGCTTTTCGCCTCCGCAGGTTTTGCACCGACCTCAACAACCCTGCGCTATGGCCCCGCGCGCCAGGTGCGCGATCAACCTGCCCCACCAGCGACCCCAAGCACGCGCCGCCAAGGCCACGGCGACGTGATCCTGGCGGTCGTTGCCACATTGGCCCTGGTCAGCCTCGCCGTCTCCTGCGCCGGGCGCTGA
- the ilvC gene encoding ketol-acid reductoisomerase has product MRVYYDRDCDVNLIKDKKVAILGYGSQGHAHALNLRDSGAKNLVVALREGSPSQAKAEGEGLQVMGIAEAAAWCDVIMFTMPDELQAETYKKYVHDNIKPGSAIAFAHGLNVHFGLIEPKDGVDVIMMAPKGPGHTVRGEYTKGGGVPCLVAVDTDASGKALEIGLSYCSAIGGGRSGIIETNFRQECETDLFGEQAVLCGGIVELIRMGFETLVEAGYEPEMAYFECLHETKLIVDLIYEGGIANMNYSISNTAEYGEYVSGPRVLPYAETKKRMKDILTDIQTGKFVRDFMQENAVGQPFFKATRRINDEHQIEQVGEKLRGMMPWISDGKMVDKSKN; this is encoded by the coding sequence ATGCGCGTTTACTACGACCGCGATTGCGACGTGAACCTGATCAAGGACAAGAAAGTCGCCATCCTCGGCTACGGCTCTCAGGGTCACGCCCACGCCCTTAACCTGCGCGACTCCGGCGCCAAGAACCTTGTCGTCGCCCTGCGCGAAGGCTCCCCTTCGCAAGCCAAAGCCGAAGGCGAAGGCCTGCAGGTCATGGGTATCGCAGAAGCCGCCGCCTGGTGTGACGTCATCATGTTCACCATGCCCGACGAACTTCAGGCCGAAACATACAAGAAATACGTCCACGACAACATCAAGCCCGGCTCGGCCATCGCCTTTGCCCACGGCCTGAACGTCCACTTCGGCCTGATCGAGCCAAAAGACGGTGTCGACGTCATCATGATGGCCCCCAAAGGCCCCGGCCACACCGTGCGCGGCGAATACACCAAAGGCGGCGGCGTCCCCTGCCTTGTGGCCGTTGACACCGACGCATCCGGCAAGGCGCTGGAAATCGGCCTGTCCTATTGCTCCGCCATCGGCGGCGGCCGCTCCGGCATCATCGAAACCAACTTCCGTCAGGAATGCGAAACCGACCTCTTTGGTGAACAGGCCGTGCTTTGCGGCGGTATCGTTGAACTGATCCGCATGGGCTTTGAAACCCTCGTGGAAGCAGGCTACGAGCCCGAAATGGCCTATTTCGAGTGCCTGCACGAAACCAAGCTGATCGTGGACCTGATCTATGAAGGCGGTATCGCCAACATGAACTACTCGATCTCCAACACCGCAGAATACGGCGAATACGTCTCTGGCCCGCGCGTGCTGCCTTACGCCGAGACCAAGAAGCGGATGAAGGACATTCTGACCGACATCCAAACCGGCAAATTCGTGCGTGACTTCATGCAGGAAAACGCCGTGGGCCAGCCCTTCTTCAAGGCGACCCGCCGGATCAACGACGAACACCAGATTGAACAGGTCGGTGAAAAGCTCCGTGGCATGATGCCTTGGATCTCTGATGGCAAAATGGTCGACAAATCCAAGAACTGA
- a CDS encoding Lrp/AsnC family transcriptional regulator, whose translation MLDDDDRRILRRLQNDPAMAVPDLAAATGLSPARVSRRLEKLRASGVLQGVGVVIDWAALGYAVAVSLRITLDKTQPRAFDAFLVAARAVREVVEIQTFLGRVDVRLSLIAKDLPDYQRIYREEVLTLPHIADIEALMTVASVKDDRTLPI comes from the coding sequence ATGCTTGATGATGATGACAGACGCATTTTGCGCCGATTGCAGAATGATCCGGCGATGGCCGTGCCAGACTTGGCGGCAGCCACGGGGCTGAGCCCTGCGCGGGTCAGTCGCCGGTTAGAGAAGCTGCGCGCAAGCGGCGTGTTACAAGGCGTGGGTGTGGTGATTGACTGGGCAGCACTTGGCTATGCGGTGGCGGTCAGTCTGCGGATCACGCTGGACAAGACCCAACCGCGCGCCTTCGATGCCTTTTTGGTGGCCGCTCGGGCGGTGCGTGAGGTGGTCGAAATTCAGACCTTTCTGGGCCGGGTCGATGTGCGGCTGTCGCTGATCGCGAAGGATTTGCCGGATTATCAGCGGATATACCGCGAAGAGGTTTTGACCCTGCCACATATCGCGGACATCGAGGCGCTGATGACCGTGGCAAGTGTCAAGGATGACAGGACGTTGCCGATATGA
- a CDS encoding Lrp/AsnC family transcriptional regulator yields MTLDDLDRDLLRQLVENAEQSTQRLGQKLGLSQPATWRRIRRLQEAGVIAGRRLRLDHEALGFGVTVFLGVKLATKGRVSLEDFERAVSGIAEVQSVEHVLGLYDYRLRVVARDLADFERVLRRRIMTLPGVGDVEANVLLSEERRPGPL; encoded by the coding sequence ATGACGCTGGATGATCTGGACCGCGATCTGTTGCGGCAATTGGTTGAAAACGCAGAGCAATCGACGCAGCGGTTGGGCCAGAAACTAGGGCTGAGCCAGCCTGCCACTTGGCGGAGGATCAGGCGGCTGCAAGAGGCGGGGGTGATCGCGGGGCGCAGGCTGCGGCTGGACCATGAGGCGCTGGGATTTGGTGTAACGGTGTTTCTGGGGGTGAAACTTGCCACCAAGGGGCGCGTCAGTCTGGAAGACTTTGAGCGGGCAGTGAGCGGTATCGCTGAGGTGCAATCAGTTGAACACGTGCTGGGGCTATATGACTATCGCCTGCGGGTCGTGGCGCGCGATCTGGCCGATTTTGAGAGGGTGTTGCGCCGCCGGATCATGACCTTGCCGGGTGTCGGTGACGTGGAGGCCAATGTGCTGCTGAGCGAAGAACGCCGCCCCGGACCGCTTTGA
- a CDS encoding GGDEF domain-containing protein — MEVRQRSDLWKFAILFSALEMAFLMIVQVLYYPPEMHAYILAREPLLTLIISLPVCLYLGGQMHENYLRKQELKALTERDRLTQAATRDFFYERLAAEPDAYGVSLMVDIDFFKKVNDVHGHMVGDAVIKSVAEVLRANCREIDIVCRFGGEEFVIFLHKVTPEQGRDIAERMRRSVAAAPVRVGDLTVAVTVSIGGSLKDATEDIDEAIGTADAALYRAKESGRNRTVMEWLSPQAA; from the coding sequence ATGGAAGTCCGGCAACGCAGTGATCTTTGGAAGTTCGCGATCCTTTTTTCGGCGCTTGAAATGGCGTTTCTGATGATCGTGCAGGTGTTGTACTACCCGCCCGAAATGCACGCCTATATTCTGGCGCGCGAACCGCTGCTGACGCTGATTATCTCTTTGCCTGTATGCCTTTATCTGGGCGGGCAGATGCACGAAAACTACTTGCGCAAGCAAGAGTTGAAAGCGCTGACCGAACGTGACCGGCTGACCCAGGCCGCAACGCGGGACTTCTTTTATGAACGCCTTGCGGCCGAACCGGATGCCTATGGTGTGTCGCTGATGGTGGACATTGATTTCTTTAAGAAAGTCAATGACGTCCACGGACATATGGTCGGTGATGCGGTGATCAAGTCAGTGGCCGAAGTGCTGCGCGCCAATTGCCGCGAGATTGATATTGTCTGCCGGTTTGGCGGCGAGGAATTCGTGATCTTCCTGCACAAGGTCACGCCGGAACAGGGCCGCGATATTGCCGAACGGATGCGCCGGTCTGTGGCTGCAGCCCCGGTGCGGGTGGGCGATTTGACCGTGGCGGTAACCGTGTCCATTGGCGGATCGCTCAAAGACGCCACTGAGGACATCGACGAAGCCATTGGCACAGCAGATGCCGCACTTTATCGCGCAAAGGAAAGCGGTCGGAACCGCACGGTGATGGAGTGGCTGTCACCGCAGGCTGCATGA
- a CDS encoding GGDEF domain-containing protein, whose translation MKLKTNSDILGFSMLATAFACAVVVPVIMLLYPREEWLWELSLSLLLTVSITMSLMIFIGKKIVHINELSDELQRLVARDRLTDVATRDHFYAVMADAPDAYGVSLMVDIDHFKAVNDTHGHIAGDAVIRRVARVLQSSVGPQDMVCRFGGEEFVIFLHESSVEAAATVAEIIRQAVAAEVVTFEGKPLTVTVSIGGSLQARCADIDAAIRDADAALYLAKAQGRNGVVFHRDQQGSGEAWKAAG comes from the coding sequence ATGAAGCTGAAAACCAACTCTGATATCCTGGGCTTTTCCATGCTCGCCACAGCGTTTGCCTGCGCTGTGGTTGTCCCTGTGATCATGCTGTTGTACCCGCGCGAAGAATGGCTGTGGGAGTTGTCGTTAAGTTTGCTGCTGACCGTCTCGATTACCATGTCGTTGATGATTTTCATCGGCAAGAAAATTGTGCATATCAATGAATTGTCAGACGAGCTTCAACGACTTGTCGCGCGCGACAGGCTGACGGATGTGGCAACGCGCGACCACTTTTACGCAGTCATGGCCGATGCGCCGGATGCTTATGGTGTCTCATTGATGGTTGATATTGATCACTTCAAGGCGGTCAACGACACACATGGGCATATCGCAGGGGACGCGGTGATCCGCCGAGTGGCGCGCGTGCTGCAATCCTCTGTCGGGCCGCAGGATATGGTTTGCAGGTTCGGGGGTGAAGAGTTCGTGATCTTCTTGCACGAAAGCTCTGTCGAGGCGGCGGCCACCGTGGCCGAAATCATAAGGCAGGCGGTTGCGGCAGAGGTGGTCACCTTTGAAGGTAAGCCATTGACAGTGACGGTGTCGATTGGCGGGTCCTTGCAGGCGCGTTGCGCGGACATTGATGCCGCCATCCGGGATGCGGATGCAGCACTTTACCTGGCAAAAGCGCAGGGTCGCAACGGGGTGGTTTTTCATCGCGATCAGCAAGGGTCCGGGGAGGCCTGGAAAGCGGCAGGTTAG